From Chryseobacterium sp. H1D6B, a single genomic window includes:
- a CDS encoding M28 family peptidase, with product MRKITTLLLFSLTTFGVQAQSFIQAYKDRADMVSQTNITTNLQQFANLGIKTTGSTANANALTWLKNKYLSYGYTASQIVEDPFTFGSTSSKNLVITKTGTLYPNKFVIICGHFDSLNGPGVNDNGSGTSIILEAARILKDIPTEYSIKFIHFSGEEQGLKGSYHYANTVAYQGSTRVLDIKLVFNLDQVGGKMGNTNNTIYCDEDMGGNPNNTAASVIATQELMACTSLYSTLQTDIDEAEDTDYVPFDAKGEVITGYFEYIRSSYPHTSNDTFANTDPVYIYNVGKASVGALQHFAVATTTSTPVLLGIKDNSLSKLESVKIYPNPAKELLNIELPDSKIKSFSFEITDLSGRSLLKTENKTKINVGSLTNGAYLGILKAGDQTVVRKVMIAK from the coding sequence CTTCTGCTTTTTTCTTTAACAACTTTTGGCGTACAGGCTCAAAGTTTCATTCAAGCTTATAAAGACAGAGCTGATATGGTTTCGCAGACCAATATTACCACCAATTTACAGCAGTTTGCCAACCTTGGTATAAAAACAACAGGCTCTACAGCAAATGCAAATGCTTTAACCTGGCTTAAAAATAAATATCTTTCTTATGGATATACAGCCAGCCAGATTGTAGAGGATCCTTTTACTTTTGGAAGTACAAGTTCTAAGAATTTAGTTATTACAAAAACAGGAACTCTTTATCCTAATAAGTTTGTTATTATCTGCGGTCATTTCGACAGTCTTAACGGGCCGGGAGTCAACGATAACGGCAGTGGAACCTCTATTATTTTAGAAGCGGCAAGAATCTTAAAAGATATTCCTACAGAATATTCTATAAAATTCATTCACTTTTCTGGAGAAGAACAAGGATTAAAAGGAAGTTATCATTATGCAAATACCGTAGCGTATCAAGGCTCTACCCGTGTACTGGATATAAAATTAGTATTCAATCTTGATCAGGTCGGCGGTAAAATGGGTAATACCAATAACACTATTTACTGTGATGAAGATATGGGCGGAAATCCCAATAATACTGCAGCTTCTGTTATCGCTACTCAGGAACTGATGGCTTGTACTAGTCTTTATTCAACACTGCAGACGGATATTGATGAAGCTGAAGATACAGATTATGTGCCTTTTGATGCAAAAGGAGAAGTGATCACCGGTTATTTTGAGTATATAAGAAGCAGCTATCCGCACACTTCCAATGATACTTTTGCGAATACCGATCCTGTTTATATTTATAATGTAGGAAAGGCATCTGTAGGCGCACTGCAGCATTTTGCAGTGGCAACAACTACTTCAACTCCAGTTCTGTTAGGAATTAAAGATAATTCATTAAGCAAGTTAGAGTCTGTAAAAATTTATCCAAATCCAGCGAAAGAGTTGCTTAATATTGAACTTCCTGATTCTAAAATAAAGAGTTTCAGCTTTGAGATTACTGATCTATCCGGCCGCTCGCTGCTTAAAACAGAAAACAAGACTAAAATTAATGTTGGAAGTTTGACAAACGGAGCTTATTTAGGCATATTGAAAGCAGGAGATCAGACTGTTGTAAGAAAAGTTATGATTGCAAAGTAA